One window of Paenibacillus albicereus genomic DNA carries:
- a CDS encoding YhcN/YlaJ family sporulation lipoprotein, with product MKHPWKVLAAGVVLTTALAGCGTHHGELGNKNIRNSNIGNYRLLDKRFADDNMNEMNRVDGRQLNGNNIIGNHRNYHLKSNRQIAGTVKKIDGVRDAYVMTTNDNAYVAIGLKGESIVGSTNTRSGTQMGYSSSNTGPIASNDGRMTAKSGGMGMKSGMSMESGKSRLNGSMDRMSERLGQGMGQAFDNTIDQYGRMGEKRENNGYSSRSNGSNGYGGASATNRRGHRMDGLADNNNIYMARSLNDGFKTQVANAVRKSMPSIDKVFVSSNPDFFSRMQGYDNDAKQGHPIQPYLAEFNAMVERVFPNVDDGSAGTQKKLSGLDAHIFK from the coding sequence ATGAAGCATCCCTGGAAAGTGCTTGCGGCCGGCGTCGTCCTGACTACAGCTCTGGCGGGCTGCGGCACGCATCATGGCGAGCTCGGCAACAAGAACATCCGGAACAGCAACATCGGCAACTACCGCCTGCTGGACAAGCGCTTCGCCGACGACAACATGAACGAGATGAACCGCGTCGACGGCCGCCAGCTCAACGGCAACAACATCATCGGCAATCATCGCAACTATCATCTGAAGTCCAATCGTCAGATCGCCGGAACGGTCAAGAAGATCGACGGCGTGCGCGACGCCTACGTCATGACGACCAACGACAACGCTTATGTCGCGATCGGGCTCAAGGGCGAGAGCATCGTCGGCAGCACCAATACCCGCTCGGGAACCCAGATGGGCTATTCCAGCTCCAACACGGGCCCGATCGCCTCGAACGATGGCCGGATGACGGCCAAAAGCGGCGGCATGGGTATGAAGAGCGGCATGAGCATGGAGAGCGGCAAGAGCCGTCTGAACGGCAGCATGGACCGCATGAGCGAGCGGCTGGGCCAAGGCATGGGCCAGGCATTCGACAACACGATCGACCAATACGGCCGGATGGGCGAGAAGCGCGAGAACAACGGGTACAGCTCGCGGTCCAACGGCTCCAACGGCTACGGAGGCGCCTCGGCGACGAACCGTCGCGGGCATAGGATGGACGGCCTCGCCGACAACAACAACATCTACATGGCCCGGAGCCTGAACGATGGGTTCAAGACGCAAGTCGCCAATGCGGTCCGCAAGAGCATGCCGAGCATCGACAAGGTGTTCGTCTCCTCCAACCCGGACTTCTTCAGCCGCATGCAAGGTTACGACAATGACGCGAAGCAGGGCCATCCGATCCAGCCGTACCTGGCGGAGTTCAATGCCATGGTGGAGCGGGTGTTTCCGAACGTGGACGACGGCAGCGCCGGTACGCAGAAGAAGCTCAGCGGCCTGGACGCGCATATTTTCAAATAA
- a CDS encoding response regulator transcription factor, translated as MYKLILADDEPIVREGLMNTIDWASHGFELAGDYANGRDALEAVERIRPDLVLTDINMPFMDGLELSARISASHPAVKIIILTGYDQFDYAQQALRMKVYDFILKPITASETRELLDRLRAELDEEKRRKEDVDRLRSQLIQSLPLLRERYLDRLAATGAGSQDAEERLAYFGLPPLQPPLVALLLDYDGGPTGGTEPDRELLRFAGYNIAEEIAALEGAICFRTREERIAVLLSGKPPAELYEQASRIAWSIRREVEHYLGYAMSAAFGRAADRLAELPEAYRSALAALDYRFHYGRDRVLSIVELEGASAPPAASEDWSGSLGAALRTGSPAELRQLFGDFAERLKQSRAPFVSCQLEIQRALVTMLSVLQEMGVDESGLGDSPGSLFAEAHRLPTLDEVGEWLTALAVRGAKAAADGRSRLGRSQIGQALLYIEQNFADERLSLSDISRQALMSTSYFSQMFKQETGETFVEYLTRIRMAKAKELLENTPLKLYEIAARVGYSDPNYFSLAFKKHAGLSPREYREQARGQA; from the coding sequence ATGTACAAGCTGATTCTGGCGGATGACGAACCGATCGTCCGCGAAGGGCTGATGAATACGATCGACTGGGCCAGCCATGGCTTCGAGCTCGCAGGCGATTACGCCAACGGCCGGGACGCGCTGGAGGCGGTCGAGCGCATCCGGCCCGATCTGGTGCTCACCGACATCAACATGCCGTTCATGGACGGCCTCGAGCTGAGCGCGCGCATCTCGGCCAGCCATCCGGCCGTCAAGATCATCATCCTGACGGGCTACGACCAGTTCGATTACGCCCAGCAGGCGCTCCGCATGAAGGTATACGACTTCATCCTCAAGCCGATCACCGCGAGCGAGACGCGGGAGCTGCTCGATCGGCTGCGCGCGGAGCTCGACGAGGAGAAGCGGCGCAAGGAAGATGTGGACAGGCTGCGCAGCCAGCTGATCCAAAGCCTGCCGCTGCTGCGGGAGCGGTATTTGGACCGGCTTGCCGCCACCGGTGCCGGCTCCCAGGACGCGGAGGAGCGGCTGGCTTATTTCGGCCTGCCGCCGCTGCAGCCGCCGCTGGTCGCGCTGCTGCTCGACTACGACGGCGGTCCGACCGGCGGCACGGAGCCGGATCGGGAGCTGCTGCGCTTCGCCGGCTACAACATCGCCGAGGAGATCGCCGCCCTTGAAGGAGCGATCTGCTTCCGCACCCGCGAAGAAAGGATCGCCGTGCTGCTGTCGGGCAAGCCGCCGGCAGAGCTGTACGAGCAGGCCTCGCGCATCGCCTGGTCGATCCGCAGGGAGGTCGAGCACTATCTCGGCTACGCGATGTCGGCCGCGTTCGGCCGGGCTGCGGACCGCCTCGCGGAGCTGCCGGAGGCGTACCGAAGCGCGCTTGCGGCGCTCGACTACCGCTTCCATTATGGCCGCGACCGGGTGCTCAGCATCGTCGAGCTCGAGGGCGCATCGGCTCCGCCGGCCGCCAGCGAGGACTGGTCCGGCAGTCTCGGAGCGGCGCTGCGGACCGGCTCGCCGGCCGAGCTGCGCCAGCTTTTCGGCGATTTTGCGGAGCGGCTCAAGCAGTCCCGGGCGCCGTTCGTCTCCTGCCAGCTGGAGATCCAGCGTGCGCTCGTCACGATGCTCAGCGTCCTGCAGGAGATGGGCGTCGACGAAAGCGGCCTGGGCGACAGTCCCGGCAGCCTGTTCGCCGAGGCGCATCGGCTCCCGACGCTGGATGAAGTCGGCGAATGGCTGACGGCGCTCGCGGTGCGGGGCGCCAAAGCCGCTGCGGACGGCCGCAGCCGGCTCGGGCGCAGCCAGATCGGGCAAGCGCTGCTGTACATCGAGCAGAATTTCGCCGACGAGCGGCTCAGCCTGTCGGATATTTCGCGGCAGGCGCTGATGAGCACGAGCTATTTCAGCCAGATGTTCAAGCAGGAGACCGGCGAGACGTTCGTGGAATATCTGACGCGAATCCGCATGGCCAAAGCCAAGGAGCTGCTGGAGAACACGCCGCTGAAGCTGTACGAGATCGCCGCGCGGGTCGGCTACTCCGATCCGAACTACTTCAGCCTCGCCTTCAAGAAGCATGCCGGCCTGTCGCCGCGCGAATACCGCGAGCAGGCGAGGGGGCAGGCATGA
- a CDS encoding carbohydrate ABC transporter permease — protein MKQTAIVRNRLQPRWTGWMFVSVAVLMIFLFYFYPMLQALLLSFKSGTGARIDWTGLDNYKRLASDPVFWTALKNTSLYLIVQVPVMILLAMFISVLLNDSKLRFKGFFRTAIFLPAITSLVAYSVVFKYLFGAEGLVNQALLKLHLIDAPLQWITDPVLAKITIIIAITWRWTGYNMIFYLSALQNIDPSIYEAARIDGASPVRQFFSITTPMLKPIILFTSITSTIGTLQLFDEIMNITKGGPGNATMTISQYIYNLSFKYTPDFGYAATVSYTIVVLIVLLSILQFKAAGDKK, from the coding sequence ATGAAACAGACGGCTATCGTCCGCAATCGACTTCAGCCGAGATGGACGGGATGGATGTTCGTCTCCGTCGCGGTGCTGATGATCTTCCTCTTCTACTTCTACCCGATGCTGCAGGCGCTGCTGCTGTCGTTCAAATCCGGCACCGGAGCGCGGATCGACTGGACCGGCTTGGACAACTACAAGCGGCTGGCGAGCGATCCGGTGTTCTGGACGGCGCTTAAAAATACGTCCCTGTACCTGATCGTGCAGGTTCCGGTCATGATCCTGCTGGCGATGTTCATCTCCGTGCTGCTCAACGACAGCAAGCTGCGCTTCAAGGGCTTCTTCCGCACGGCGATCTTCCTGCCCGCCATCACCTCGCTCGTCGCGTACTCGGTCGTATTCAAGTACCTGTTCGGCGCGGAAGGGCTCGTCAACCAGGCGCTGCTGAAGCTCCATCTGATCGACGCGCCGCTGCAATGGATCACCGATCCCGTGCTGGCCAAGATCACGATCATCATCGCCATCACCTGGCGCTGGACCGGCTACAACATGATCTTCTACCTGTCCGCGCTGCAGAACATCGACCCGTCCATCTACGAGGCGGCCCGCATCGACGGAGCATCTCCGGTGCGCCAGTTCTTCTCCATCACGACGCCGATGCTCAAGCCGATCATCCTGTTCACCTCCATCACGTCGACGATCGGCACGCTGCAGCTGTTCGACGAGATCATGAACATCACCAAGGGCGGGCCGGGCAACGCCACGATGACGATCTCCCAGTACATCTACAACCTGAGCTTCAAGTACACCCCGGACTTCGGCTATGCGGCTACCGTCTCCTACACGATCGTAGTGCTGATCGTGCTGCTTTCCATCCTTCAGTTCAAAGCGGCAGGTGATAAGAAATGA
- a CDS encoding cache domain-containing sensor histidine kinase: MKEAGSRLSRIGLFGKMFLIMVVSTIAVGGMTSWVTVHVSQQLFLDTFSLTNAKVVSQIKRNFEAFHYSILSASNEAAQSSTIRSFLTQKEGNSLNEHKAYYSMTAQMTRIAAGLDQNEVGTVILGEGARSFFSERSYWTKSAAALKRQALAEAQPENASRLTYRLLLEQDGTAGEPVLTATRKLISRTTGKPYGTIYFMLPEREFSRFYSTFASTGNDLLVLDRDGTIVSSNLTGRIGGRDAQLLAGAERIRVEGLDSLSIGSGEGSRLMVSQHLPEYDFYIVNLVDKQLIRDMLPVTQIVLIGAAIVSAALLILLLISRRLTRSLRLLVRQMSSVTKRNFHNYMPVSGSYETRQLGTAFNYMLDELNAYIMQLVQTQREQRNAELAALQRQINPHFLYNTLASVNILVQREDKQKATETIHALISLLQNSISHVEETITVEQEVQNLKDYAFINGIRYGSGIAVDYFISPDCLGAEVPKLILQPFMENAFFHAFKERESGYIYVIVAREGGTMLCEIVDNGDGMDLQGGQDSLPDSQSNRQLFSGIGIRNVHARILLLYGKDYGVTIRSKPGEGTRVQVRLPFTEKSGAGPGESET; this comes from the coding sequence ATGAAGGAAGCCGGCAGCCGGCTGTCCCGGATCGGCCTGTTCGGCAAGATGTTCCTCATCATGGTCGTCAGCACGATCGCCGTCGGAGGGATGACCTCGTGGGTGACGGTGCATGTGTCGCAGCAGCTGTTCCTGGACACGTTCAGCCTGACCAACGCCAAGGTCGTCAGCCAGATCAAGCGCAACTTCGAGGCGTTCCACTACTCCATCCTGAGCGCTTCGAACGAGGCGGCGCAGAGCAGCACGATCCGCAGCTTCCTGACGCAGAAGGAAGGCAATTCGCTGAACGAGCACAAGGCCTACTACTCCATGACCGCGCAGATGACCCGGATCGCCGCCGGCCTCGATCAGAACGAGGTCGGCACCGTCATCCTCGGCGAAGGCGCGCGCAGCTTCTTCAGCGAGCGGTCCTACTGGACGAAATCGGCCGCCGCGCTGAAGCGGCAGGCGCTGGCCGAAGCTCAGCCGGAGAACGCCAGCCGGCTGACGTACCGGCTGCTGCTGGAGCAGGACGGGACGGCGGGCGAGCCGGTGCTCACGGCGACGCGCAAGCTGATCTCCCGCACGACCGGCAAGCCGTACGGGACGATCTATTTCATGCTGCCCGAGCGCGAGTTCAGCCGCTTCTACAGCACGTTCGCGAGCACCGGCAACGACCTGCTCGTGCTCGACCGCGACGGCACGATCGTCTCGAGCAACTTGACCGGCCGCATCGGAGGCCGCGACGCGCAGCTGCTCGCCGGAGCGGAGCGGATCCGCGTGGAGGGGCTGGACTCGCTCTCCATCGGAAGCGGGGAGGGCAGCCGGCTGATGGTGTCGCAGCATCTGCCCGAGTACGACTTCTACATCGTCAATCTCGTCGACAAGCAGCTCATCCGCGACATGCTGCCGGTGACGCAGATCGTGCTCATCGGCGCCGCCATCGTGTCCGCGGCGCTGCTCATCCTGCTGCTCATCTCGCGCCGTCTCACCCGCTCGCTGCGCCTGCTCGTGCGGCAGATGTCGAGCGTGACGAAGCGCAACTTCCACAACTACATGCCCGTCAGCGGCAGCTACGAGACGCGCCAGCTCGGGACGGCGTTCAACTACATGCTCGACGAGCTGAATGCCTACATCATGCAGCTCGTCCAGACCCAGCGCGAGCAGCGCAACGCCGAGCTCGCCGCGCTGCAGCGGCAGATCAATCCGCATTTCCTGTACAACACGCTCGCCTCCGTCAACATCCTCGTCCAGCGGGAGGACAAGCAGAAGGCGACCGAGACGATCCATGCGCTCATCTCGCTGCTGCAAAACTCCATCAGCCACGTGGAGGAGACGATCACGGTGGAGCAGGAGGTGCAGAACCTGAAGGACTACGCCTTCATCAACGGCATCCGCTACGGCAGCGGCATCGCGGTCGACTACTTCATCTCGCCGGACTGCCTCGGCGCCGAGGTGCCGAAGCTGATCCTGCAGCCGTTCATGGAGAACGCGTTCTTCCACGCGTTCAAGGAGAGGGAGAGCGGCTACATCTACGTCATCGTCGCCCGCGAAGGCGGGACGATGCTGTGCGAGATCGTCGACAACGGCGACGGCATGGACCTGCAGGGAGGGCAGGACAGCCTGCCGGACTCCCAGAGCAACCGCCAGCTGTTCAGCGGCATCGGCATCCGCAACGTCCATGCCCGCATCCTGCTGCTCTACGGCAAGGACTACGGCGTCACGATCCGCAGCAAGCCGGGCGAGGGGACGCGCGTGCAGGTCCGGCTGCCGTTTACGGAAAAATCCGGGGCCGGGCCTGGCGAAAGCGAAACATAA
- a CDS encoding carbohydrate ABC transporter permease, whose protein sequence is MKSLKRTPIYLFLTLAAGISIFPFLWILSSATNKSIDVSNGRLLPGSSLLDNFRNLTEQVELGQALWNSAKISVTTTLLALLIASLAGYGFEIYRSKAKDIVFNILLVSMMIPFAAIMVPLFQMFAGISGFLPAIGINTIASVILPTFTTAFLIFYFRQSSKMFPKDMLEAGRVDGLSELGLFFRIYVPTMKTSYAAGAIITFMSSWNNYLWPLVVLQTPDKRTIPLLISNLGSSYSPDYGIIMMAIVVSTLPTALVFFLMQKHFVAGMVGSVK, encoded by the coding sequence ATGAAATCGCTCAAACGAACGCCGATCTACCTGTTCCTGACCCTCGCGGCCGGCATCTCGATCTTCCCGTTCCTCTGGATCCTCTCCAGCGCGACGAACAAGTCGATCGATGTGTCCAACGGCCGCCTGCTGCCGGGCTCGAGCCTGCTGGACAACTTCCGCAACCTGACGGAGCAGGTCGAGCTCGGACAGGCGCTTTGGAACTCCGCCAAGATTTCCGTGACGACGACGCTGCTGGCGCTGCTGATCGCCTCGCTCGCCGGCTACGGCTTCGAGATCTACCGCAGCAAGGCGAAGGACATCGTGTTCAACATCCTGCTCGTCTCGATGATGATTCCGTTCGCCGCGATCATGGTGCCGCTGTTCCAGATGTTCGCGGGCATCTCGGGGTTCTTGCCGGCCATCGGCATCAACACGATCGCCTCGGTCATCCTGCCGACGTTCACGACGGCGTTCCTGATCTTCTATTTCCGCCAGAGCTCTAAGATGTTCCCCAAGGACATGCTCGAAGCGGGCCGGGTGGACGGACTGAGCGAGCTGGGCCTGTTCTTCCGGATCTACGTGCCGACGATGAAGACCAGCTACGCCGCAGGCGCCATCATCACGTTCATGTCGAGCTGGAACAACTATCTGTGGCCGCTCGTCGTGCTGCAGACGCCCGACAAGCGCACGATCCCGCTGCTGATCTCGAATCTGGGCTCGAGCTATTCCCCGGACTACGGCATCATCATGATGGCGATCGTCGTCTCGACCTTGCCGACCGCGCTCGTGTTCTTCCTGATGCAGAAGCATTTCGTCGCCGGGATGGTCGGGTCCGTCAAGTAA
- a CDS encoding ABC transporter substrate-binding protein — protein MKKQMAFAMLAGVMALTACSSGNNGDQEGQSPDGGDNITVWAWDPNFNIAAMKLAKEAYAAENPDVNVDIIEYAQADIIQKLNTGLNSGTTSGLPNVVLIEDYRAQSFLQAYPDSFYKMSDLIQSDDFAEYKIASTSLDGEQYGVPFDTGVTGLYVRKDLMEQAGYSVDDLQNIDWDQFIEIGKAVKEKTGKAMLTQDPNDLGLIRMMIQSAGAWYTAEDGTTPSLKDNAALKDAFATYKKLMESDTVKMISDWSQFLAGFNTGDVATVPTGNWITPSVKAEASQSGQWAVVPMPKLKNTASSVNASNLGGSSWYVLNVDGKEKAAEFLAQTLGSDADLYQKLVTDVGVIGTLKAATEGEAYNQEDAYFGGQKVVSDFAAWTQNIPQVNYGMHTYAIEDILVTAMQAYLGGADLDKALSDAQSQAESQLG, from the coding sequence ATGAAGAAACAGATGGCATTCGCCATGCTCGCCGGCGTCATGGCGCTCACGGCTTGCTCCAGCGGCAACAATGGCGATCAGGAGGGCCAAAGCCCGGACGGCGGCGACAACATCACGGTCTGGGCATGGGATCCGAACTTCAACATCGCGGCGATGAAGCTGGCGAAGGAAGCTTACGCGGCTGAAAATCCGGACGTGAACGTCGACATCATCGAATACGCCCAGGCGGACATCATCCAGAAGCTGAACACGGGCCTCAACTCCGGAACGACGAGCGGCCTGCCGAACGTCGTGCTGATCGAAGACTACCGGGCGCAAAGCTTCCTGCAAGCCTATCCCGATTCGTTCTACAAGATGTCCGATTTGATTCAATCGGATGACTTCGCGGAGTACAAGATCGCCTCGACGAGCCTCGACGGCGAGCAGTACGGCGTGCCGTTCGACACCGGCGTGACCGGCCTGTACGTGCGCAAGGACCTGATGGAGCAGGCCGGCTACTCGGTCGATGACCTGCAGAACATCGATTGGGACCAGTTCATCGAGATCGGCAAGGCCGTCAAGGAAAAGACCGGCAAGGCGATGCTCACGCAGGACCCGAACGACCTCGGGCTCATCCGCATGATGATCCAGTCGGCGGGAGCCTGGTACACGGCCGAGGACGGCACGACGCCGAGCCTGAAGGACAACGCGGCGCTGAAGGACGCGTTCGCGACCTACAAGAAGCTGATGGAGTCCGACACCGTCAAGATGATCTCCGACTGGAGCCAGTTCCTGGCCGGATTCAACACCGGCGACGTCGCGACCGTGCCGACCGGCAACTGGATCACGCCGTCGGTCAAGGCGGAGGCTTCCCAGTCCGGGCAATGGGCCGTCGTTCCGATGCCGAAGCTGAAGAACACCGCTTCCTCGGTCAACGCCTCCAACCTGGGCGGCAGCTCGTGGTACGTGCTCAACGTCGACGGCAAGGAGAAGGCGGCCGAATTCCTGGCCCAGACGCTCGGCTCGGACGCGGACCTGTACCAGAAGCTCGTCACCGACGTCGGCGTCATCGGCACGCTGAAGGCGGCGACCGAAGGCGAAGCGTACAACCAGGAGGATGCGTACTTCGGCGGACAGAAGGTCGTCAGCGACTTCGCGGCCTGGACGCAGAACATTCCTCAAGTCAACTACGGCATGCATACGTATGCGATCGAGGACATCCTCGTGACCGCGATGCAGGCTTACCTGGGCGGCGCGGACCTCGACAAGGCGCTGAGCGATGCCCAATCCCAAGCGGAGTCCCAGCTGGGCTAA
- a CDS encoding glycoside hydrolase family 2 TIM barrel-domain containing protein, protein MSDRQATLDWLGDPAVFKVNRLDAHSDHRYYATVEEAEAGAPMKMRHSLNGSWSFHYAANPSSRPADFHAEGFSTAGWSTIQVPGHIQLQGWGQTQYVNTMYPWDGVEALRPPQLPEHNPVGSYVKEFDLPASMDGRPVHVSFQGVETAFYVWLNGQFIGYAEDSFTPSEFDLTPHVRSGTNRLTVAVYQRSTGSWLEDQDFWRFSGIFRDVYLYTTPDIHAYDLEVRADLDETYRLGTLSASLRLAAEAPAGSYARLRLRDPQGAVVAESAALPLDGARASAVLDAGEVQPWSAELPRLYSLLVTIHAPGGELVEAIVQKAGFRRFELKDKLMLLNGKRIVFRGVNRHEFNSRTGRAIGKEDMLRDIRILKQNNMNAVRTSHYPNQTLWYELCDEYGLYVIDEMNLETHGSWQKMGAVEPSWNVPGSLPEWRDIVLDRAASMVERDKNHPSIVIWSCGNESYAGEVIRSVATYFRERDPSRLVHYEGVFHDREFDDASDMESRMYAKPADIEAYLSDDPQKPYISCEYMHAMGNSVGGMHLYTELEDKHPLYQGGFIWDYMDQALVRKDRYGREHLAYGGDFGDRPTDYSFCGNGIVHADGTVSPKMQEVKFLYRSYRLTPSRESVAIRSVALFAGTGHLELVSRLLRDGVILHEESAGLDIGPGEEASVPIGLPEGSMDAPGEYVIEASLRLRDDQLWADAGHEVAFGQTIIRVEPADAAEPSLPAGEVSVVEGDVNIGVYGRGWQALFSKQAHSLVSLRYGGRELVETPPMPLFWRASTDNDKGTGMPFTHGAWLAASMARRCAVWELTQEAGTATVAYRYVFSTAPGVELSVAYTVRADGTIRVRTAYKGAAGLPDLPILALAFKTSADLGETRWLALGPEENYSDRSHGARLGTFSRAVADLPSRYLVPQESGNRTGVRRLDVLDAEGKGFAVSAASEPLECNVSPHSAMELENAAHVWELPPVHFTNVTIAARQLGVGGDDSWGAPVHPQFRIPSDQDYAFEFILGPSQD, encoded by the coding sequence ATGTCAGATCGACAAGCAACGCTGGACTGGCTGGGCGACCCCGCCGTCTTCAAGGTGAACCGGCTGGACGCCCATTCGGACCATCGCTACTACGCCACCGTGGAGGAGGCGGAGGCAGGCGCGCCGATGAAGATGCGCCACAGCCTGAACGGAAGCTGGTCGTTCCACTATGCGGCCAATCCGTCGTCCCGTCCGGCCGATTTCCATGCCGAGGGCTTCTCGACCGCCGGCTGGAGCACGATCCAGGTGCCGGGCCACATCCAGCTCCAGGGCTGGGGACAGACGCAGTATGTCAATACGATGTACCCTTGGGACGGCGTGGAGGCGCTCCGTCCGCCGCAGCTGCCGGAGCATAATCCGGTCGGCAGCTACGTCAAGGAGTTCGACCTCCCCGCATCGATGGACGGCCGTCCGGTCCATGTGTCCTTCCAGGGCGTGGAGACGGCCTTCTACGTGTGGCTGAACGGACAGTTCATCGGCTATGCCGAGGACAGCTTCACGCCGTCGGAGTTCGACCTGACGCCGCATGTCCGCAGCGGGACGAACCGCCTCACCGTCGCCGTCTACCAGCGGAGCACGGGCAGCTGGCTGGAGGATCAGGACTTCTGGCGCTTCTCGGGCATCTTCCGCGACGTCTATCTGTACACGACGCCGGACATCCACGCGTATGACCTCGAGGTCCGCGCCGACCTCGACGAGACGTACCGCCTCGGCACGCTGTCGGCCTCGCTGCGGCTGGCGGCCGAAGCTCCCGCCGGCAGCTACGCGCGGCTGCGGCTGCGCGATCCGCAAGGAGCCGTCGTGGCGGAAAGCGCCGCGCTGCCGCTGGACGGAGCGCGCGCTTCGGCCGTGCTCGACGCAGGCGAGGTGCAGCCATGGAGCGCCGAGCTGCCGCGCCTCTATTCGCTGCTCGTGACGATCCACGCGCCCGGCGGCGAGCTGGTCGAGGCGATCGTGCAGAAGGCCGGCTTCCGCCGGTTCGAGCTCAAGGACAAGCTGATGCTCCTCAACGGCAAGCGCATCGTCTTCCGCGGCGTCAACCGCCATGAGTTCAACTCCCGCACGGGCCGCGCGATCGGCAAGGAGGACATGCTCCGCGACATCCGCATCCTCAAGCAGAACAACATGAACGCCGTCCGCACGTCCCATTACCCGAACCAGACGCTCTGGTACGAGCTTTGCGACGAGTACGGGCTATACGTCATCGACGAGATGAACCTGGAGACGCATGGCTCCTGGCAGAAGATGGGCGCGGTCGAGCCGTCGTGGAACGTGCCGGGCAGCCTTCCCGAGTGGCGGGACATCGTCCTCGACCGGGCGGCCAGCATGGTGGAGCGGGACAAGAACCATCCGTCCATCGTCATCTGGTCCTGCGGCAACGAATCGTACGCGGGCGAAGTCATCCGCAGCGTGGCGACCTATTTCCGCGAGCGCGATCCGAGCCGCCTCGTCCATTACGAGGGCGTGTTCCACGACCGCGAGTTCGACGACGCGAGCGACATGGAGAGCCGCATGTACGCCAAGCCGGCCGACATCGAGGCGTATCTGAGCGACGATCCGCAGAAGCCGTACATCAGCTGCGAGTACATGCACGCGATGGGCAATTCCGTCGGGGGCATGCACCTGTACACCGAGCTCGAGGACAAGCATCCGCTCTATCAGGGCGGCTTCATCTGGGACTACATGGACCAGGCGCTCGTCCGCAAGGACCGGTACGGACGCGAGCATCTCGCCTACGGCGGCGACTTCGGCGACCGCCCGACGGACTACAGCTTCTGCGGCAACGGCATCGTGCATGCCGACGGCACCGTCTCGCCCAAGATGCAGGAGGTCAAGTTCCTGTATCGGAGCTACCGCCTGACGCCGTCGCGCGAGTCCGTCGCGATCCGCAGCGTGGCGCTGTTCGCGGGCACCGGCCATCTGGAGCTGGTGAGCCGCCTGCTGCGGGACGGGGTCATCCTCCATGAGGAATCGGCGGGGCTCGACATCGGACCGGGCGAGGAAGCCTCCGTGCCGATCGGGCTGCCGGAGGGCAGCATGGACGCGCCGGGCGAATACGTCATCGAGGCGTCGCTGCGGCTGCGGGACGATCAGCTCTGGGCCGATGCCGGCCATGAGGTGGCGTTCGGCCAGACGATCATCCGCGTCGAGCCTGCGGACGCCGCCGAGCCTTCGCTCCCCGCCGGCGAAGTCTCCGTCGTGGAGGGCGACGTGAACATCGGCGTCTATGGCCGAGGCTGGCAGGCGCTGTTCTCCAAGCAGGCGCATAGCCTCGTCTCGCTGCGCTACGGCGGCCGGGAGCTCGTCGAGACGCCGCCGATGCCGCTGTTCTGGCGCGCGTCGACCGACAACGACAAGGGCACGGGCATGCCGTTCACGCACGGCGCCTGGCTGGCCGCCAGCATGGCGCGCCGCTGCGCCGTCTGGGAGCTGACGCAGGAAGCCGGCACGGCCACGGTCGCGTATCGCTACGTCTTCAGCACGGCGCCGGGCGTAGAGCTATCCGTCGCCTACACGGTCCGCGCGGACGGCACGATCCGCGTGCGGACCGCGTACAAAGGCGCCGCCGGCCTGCCGGACCTGCCGATTCTGGCGCTTGCGTTCAAGACGTCGGCGGACCTGGGAGAGACGCGCTGGCTGGCGCTCGGTCCGGAGGAGAACTACTCCGACCGCAGCCATGGAGCGCGCCTCGGCACGTTCAGCCGCGCGGTCGCGGACCTTCCGTCCCGCTACCTCGTGCCGCAGGAGTCGGGCAACCGCACCGGCGTGCGCCGTCTGGACGTCCTGGACGCCGAGGGCAAAGGCTTCGCCGTCTCGGCGGCCTCCGAGCCGCTGGAGTGCAACGTCTCGCCGCACAGCGCGATGGAGCTGGAGAACGCCGCCCATGTCTGGGAGCTTCCTCCCGTCCATTTCACGAACGTGACGATCGCGGCCCGGCAGCTCGGCGTCGGCGGCGACGACAGCTGGGGAGCCCCGGTCCATCCGCAGTTCCGCATTCCGTCCGATCAGGACTACGCCTTCGAGTTCATCCTCGGGCCAAGCCAGGACTGA